A single window of Ammospiza caudacuta isolate bAmmCau1 chromosome 12, bAmmCau1.pri, whole genome shotgun sequence DNA harbors:
- the TWF2 gene encoding twinfilin-2 isoform X1 produces the protein MTHQTGIHATTELRDFFAKARNGSVRLIKVIIEDEQLVLGAHKELSRRWDTDYDTLVLPLLDEQQPCYVLYRLDSQNAQGYEWLFISWSPDSSPVRLKMLYAATRATVKKEFGGGHIKDEMFGTVKEDVSLSGYQKHVSSCSAPAPLTAAEQELQQIRINEVKTEISVESKHQTLQGLAFPLQLDAQQAIQALKQKKINYIQLKLDLERETIDLVHTSPTEISDLPKRIPQDSARYHFFLYKHSHEGDYLESVVFIYSMPGYKCSIKERMLYSSCKSRLLDTVEQEFCLEIAKKIEIDDGAELTAEFLYEEVHPKQHAFKQAFAKPRGPVGKRGQKRLIKGPGENGEDS, from the exons AGCAGCTCGTGCTGGGAGCCCACAAGGAGCTGTCCCGGCGCTGGGACACCGACTATGACACCctggtgctgcccctgctggatgagcagcagccctgctacGTCCTGTACCGCCTGGACAGCCAGAACGCCCAGGGCTACGAGTGGCTCTTCATCTCCTGGTCCCCAGACAGCTCCCCG GTCCGGCTGAAGATGCTCTATGCTGCCACCAGAGCCACGGTGAAGAAGGAGTTTGGCGGGGGGCACATAAAGGACGAGATGTTTGGCACAGTGAAG GAGGACGTGTCCCTGAGTGGGTACCAGAAGCACGtatcctcctgctctgcccccgCCCCGCTGACCGCAGccgagcaggagctgcagcagatccGCATCAATGAG GTGAAGACGGAGATCAGCGTGGAGAGCAAGCACCAGACGCTGCAGGGCCTGGCCTTCCCCCTGCAGCTGGACGCCCAGCAAGCCATCCAGGCTCtcaagcagaagaaaatcaaCTACATCCAGCTG AAGCTGGATCTGGAGCGGGAGACCATCGACCTGGTGCACACGAGCCCCACGGAGATCTCTGACCTGCCCAAGAGGATCCCCCAGGACTCTGCTCGCTACCATTTCTTCCTGTACAAGCACTCACACGAGGGAGATTACCTGGAGTCTGTTG TCTTTATCTACTCCATGCCCGGGTACAAGTGCAGCATCAAGGAGCGCATGCTCTACTCCAGCTGCAAGAGCCGGTTGCTGGACACGGTGGAGCAAGAGTTCTGCTTGGAGATAGCCAAGAAG ATCGAGATCGATGACGGGGCGGAGCTGACGGCGGAGTTCCTGTACGAGGAGGTGCACCCCAAGCAGCACGCCTTCAAGCAGGCCTTCGCCAAGCCCCGGGGGCCCGTGGGCAAGCGGGGACAGAAGCGGCTGATCAAGGGCCCGGGCGAGAACGGCGAGGACAGCTAG